The region CCGCCTGCCATATCTGAAATACGCACCTCAAGCAATTAATACACGCTAATACACATGCCGCAAGACACAAGTGtgttacattttctgttatgtACAGGCACTCATTTTATCTTTgctaaaaagaaattaaattattgtttattaAGGACTATTTGCCTGCCAAATAGGATAGGGAGCTCCATGCTACAGAATTGCACCCAGGAAGATTGAGAACTCAACAGCTCCAAACTGTTCTGTtccaaaaaaagtcacattaagACTCAAAAGAAGCACAAGAAACGAAACTGTATTAGGGGAACAAGGGAACAGTCTGTTTAACCTAACCATCAACCATCATTCAGATTCCACTGTAAATTCAGTGACTGACACCATTCTGTTTGTATCAATGTCATTCCATCAACATTAAGGTCCAAAGAACTGACCCACAATACTCAAACCCGGAGATCAACATCATGAAGCGGTCACAACAAAGTCTCATCAGATCCATTGAAGGTTTACACAGCAGCATATTCATCAAGCTACCAAACACCCCTAATTACAAAGTAATGATTCAGGAGTAGAGCATGCTGACCAAATATCCAGTAAATTATTGTGATACCAagttaagagagaaaaaagctaTCTGGATTGATCTGACATGGTCACACAACTTACTAAAAGTATAGGCAGCAGTGTTTTCATCAGGCCACACAGCACTCTGTTGCTCTGGCATTCAAGCATCCACAGTGCATGATGGCTTCAGTGTGCTGCCTCATAGTTGAGATGTTTGTGGAGTGTTACATGGGGCCAACTTGACACCAGTTCGACAGGGACAAGGGCAGAACACTGTAGTTTAATCATCAGTGCCAGAGTGTCTCATCTCAGGGATTTTTACTTGCAGGACAGGAGTTATAGTCTGATATGTTCATTTTTGAGTGGGTAGCGATACAGTTTATTCCAGTTCAGGCTATGATTAAAGCTGCAGCAACaatgtaaacaataaaatcGCATGTATATAAAACTAATGTACAAAATGTTACACATTCACTATAAAatcgacatttttttttaaccaaacattttactttatttaactttttccctaatcataaaggaaaaaaatggggggaaaaaactcTTTAACTGGGTATTAACTCTTGCAATTAATATGTATTCAATATCTAtaactattatttattttttacagatattATATCTATGCAAAACAAGGTGAAATGTCAAGGTTTTGTAGCAAAAAAGTAGCCAAAGAGAGAAATTTTTGCAAGATGTGTTACTGATGATTACTTGTCAACTTTTTAATAGCACGTCTATCACAATCTTTCACgtttgtgcaaaaatgcaacTCTTACAAaggatggaaaagaaaataaataataccttGTAAAAACctattttcattaattaatatgGTATCTGGTGAAAAGCCCAATGGTACAGATTCAGATATATGCACCAACAAATTGAACTTGACTGGTTACTGTATGGAGTATGAAATCCTTGAAAACAGTAGAATTAGTTTGTTAAATACTAATCCGTGTCCTTGCAAATGTGATTATCTGTCTGAGGGTATCTCTATATTGGACTAAGGTGGTGTTAATGATATCATTGTCAACTGTGGCAGCCGTATGGTACAAGTCAAGTCACTTACTGCCACCTACAGGTTAGTTTACGTTTACACACTGGCACTGTACTGTTTGTAGTTACACAATATAAAAAGGCATTACAAATACAATTGTTAGTGCAACATCATAACAGTGGTCTGAACTGTCACACATTCATCTGTCTGTAAAACAAACTCATGACTAAAAGGTGCTGAATGTTTCATAATTTCAATAAGTAATTCAAAGTTTTATCTTTGAAAAGTCTGtgatccaaacaaaaaaaaaaaaccaacactaAGTCAACTGGCCTTTATGAATGTTTACACTTTCACGGATCTTTAAAATGATGCTGCCAAAGGTCTTATGAATAACCTTCAAATTGTTCATTATATAACTGCTTGATTGCACCTTGTAAGCATGCACTCTTATTCCTTGTTTATCCATTttataatgaaacattttttgtgcCAAATTGTCAATTCATGTACAGAACCGTCAACTCTTGTGGAAATCAATCCACTGGAAATGTCATGATGTGAGGAATCAGTTAAGTCTTACCCGGGTAACTGTTGTAGTAGAAGTTTTATAAAGTCTCAGACCTCCACAACACTGCAAATAACCAAATTCCTGTAAATGTCACAGTTGttacacatataaacaaaatcAGTGTTAAACATGGCCCTGGTTCCTGGTTCAGTGGGGAGAGATTATTTGTGCACAGTCATACTGTGATGTTATTACATATCACTGGTAGAGCATGGTAAAATAATCTATGACTGTACTCACTGACCAAGCCtccttcaaaaaaaatatttcctctaATTTTTATAACGCTTGTGCAACAACAGACTTGACTATAAATATGGCAACAAGGTATACTCATCAAGGAGACAGATTGAAGCAAATAACAGTGTAAAACGCCCTCGTTTATATAAGAGCAGTTCAGCCTATAAAAGGCTTGCTCTTAACCTGGCATCTGTCGTAGCTGAGTACAGGCCTGCTCCTGCGGCTAAACTGTTAGACAAAAGGGGAGGGAGCTGGATGCTGAATGCTAATCAGAGCCATCCCTCCGTTAACCACTTCGACGACGGCAAACCAAACCCTACATCAACAATAATGGCTGTCACAGCAAACACAATGCTGGTTGATAGAAAAACAAGGCGAGGAGCACCAGATATCTAGCGAACCGTACGCTTATGTCAGTCAGACATTGCGATGGACATCAGGCCATGCTTGTTCTGCATTTCagttttgtaaagaaaaaaaacgtccCAAATGTTGCTTCGAGGAGAACAATGCTAGCCCTGGAGCTGTCCGAGGACGAAAAGCAAACCACAACTAGTCCACCATATTTGCCAATCCCGACTGTTTGTACTTCGAAAGACCACTTCGCTTGAATCATCCTGCAATCTTTATCCACAGATTGCCGAGTACATGGTGCGGGCTTTCGGGAAGTCCCTGTGCTATAATTATCAACATTTCAACACAATCAGTGCTTCATAAAATATGTCCACAATCCTCAAACTAATGCAATCTTTATGTGTAGATTGCGGTGGGTGTTCGTTCCGTGGAGCAGCCCCTACAAAACAATTCTGGCAGGCAAAAAGTCCGACTTCATTATCTGGAATTTGCTTTCTATGCCTACGGCAATCTTTATGAATAGATTGCTTATGGTTATTTTTGCGAATTTACTGgctatatttagttttattggtACAATTCGCCCATTCCgtctcacacacaaagaaacagaggtTTGTTCCTCCGTCCACTTTCCTGTGTGAGCTCATACTATTAACATTGTCtattttcaaattgtttgcCAAGAACAAAGCTAACTCACGGTGCCTGTTAGCCAGCTACCGCTAGCTAGCCTTTATCTACGAATATTTTCATGTGATGAATTTCGATTCAATTGAACTTCGAAATCAACTTACTATTGATACTATAGATCCTCAGCGTCTCGGGTATATTATAGTGTGCCTTTCAGGCACTTATATCTCTTATTTCATAAATTTTATGTCGTCAACCTTCATGGTTTTAATATCAACTGAAAGACCTCTTATGGGTGGGGCTGTGGTAGCTAAATGCTAGCCTTTCCTTCAGGAACAAACTGGAGGCAAAAATAGAAATCAAATGTCCAttacttgaagaaaaaaatatgaatttgagTAGAGTTGTTCAAAGTCCTCGGCGGTTCAGTCTTCGGCAAAGCAAATTCatacctgaaaaacacacaaaaaatacaccTTTAATTTCAACTCACTGACAAATTTCATCGACTTTCATCTATATCAAAGTCTTTTGTTGGTTTCTGAATACATTCAGTAGGAATTTCGCATTAAATACGGACAAAATGTTAGAATACGGCTCGCTGTCTTTCTAACTTCACTTACCTCTGACCAAATCCAGAATTGAGCGCAAGAGGAGGGACCTCGTTTTTATACTACATGACGTTTTTTACGTCACGGACAGTGTTTTTCTCGGTTATCGCTGAAACAAAATGGGTGATAGCCGACCTTCCGTGCGCTGGCAAGGGCATAATGGCGTATCTCACATTTTGGAAACGACTACTTTGAAATAATCCATACATTTGCCTTGAAAGCATTGCGTTTTTGGATTATTGGAGAGATATTAAAGATCACCAGCGTATTTTGTAGATATATCAGGACTGTAGTTATTCTTTGATATACAAATGTAGTTAATAATATTTCTTCAAAATGGCGCTCGAGTTGTCTGTTAAGGCCGTGGTGGTCACATGCGCCAGTCAGAGAGAACGCTGCAATTGAACAACCATGTACATCCATgggattaaaataaaatggcacggttatattacataaaataatatatacaaaataaaagatttatcGATGATTAAACTTAGATATAAAATGTCACGCTTTGATACGGCTACACCGCTGGTTGATCTTTCACCTTTCACCTACAACCccactgtgacagaaaaaatggCCGCCTCCTTCCATCGCTTCGCTAAGATTTTGTGCGGTCTATCGCCTTCCATTTTCCATCCAATACGCCAGTATAAGGTAGTACATTTAATTATGCTGTTGATATGCCCATTATCCGATTGATTTATATGTGATCGGTTTGCACGAAGGGGTTTATATGTTGGAGTCTGAGGAGACGCTAGCAGATTCCTTTGCCGTGTAGCCAGTAGGTAGCTAACCAAGAGTCGGGGTTTGTGTCATGTTCGGTAAAATACCCCGGCGTTAACTTAGTTTACTTACAGTTTGCTAACTTATCGGCAGTAATACACACTCGGTATCATTATTCTTATCACTATGTAACTTTCCATATCTTGCCAAACAGTATTAATGGCATTAAATGAAATAGTGTTGTACACTGTTGAAGACGTTGTAGTGTCACGCATGTTGAGCCATGTGGATTTCATGTTTACCGGTTATTTAGCGAAGGTGTCCGAAAGGCAAGGCAATGCTAAACTGACAGATCATATATGTAGACACGGGCGTCATGCCAAGTGGCACCTGTAATTGGGGGGCAGTTACGATAGTGGCTGGGATGTTGTGATGACGACTTTATTGTGCATTCAGTCCTGTCTACAGAGGCTCCCTGGAAGAACATGCCCATGCCCCTCTCCATTTACACCTCCAAGGCTCACTCTCTGCAATGCAGCATCACTCCAGGACGAGGACGTTGCTCAGGCTGCTGAGGCTCTCTCCCTCTACAAGGACAGACCCTGGGATTACCTGGAGAGTGAAGGTATGTAAAGGAAAATCAAGTCTCATCTATAGCCTCCACATTTGGTTTTacgatttatttatttcccctgACAGACTATATTGAGAGGTATGGAGCCAGTCCAGTATGGGCAAGCTACAGGAGGAACCACAAAGGAGGCATTCCCCCACAGAAGACACGCAAGACCTGCATtgtaaaatttcagttttaatccAGCAAAGGTACCTTACATTAGTTACATACATCACATCTGTAATTTGAAGTAACATTAacactgtttctctttctgtagaGAGGAGACAAGATATGTGGAAACCCCTGTCCAATTTGTCGGGATGCAAACGTTATTATCCACCATCAGGTGGGTTAGCATCTCATCTCTCTAATGATCTCAccacacattaaacacacatgCCTTTGAGTTACAGTACATCACAGTCATCTATTATACTTTAGTTATCAATCTTTTGCCACCAAAGCCTAAGATTCTGGAGGTTTTTATTCTAACCAAGCACTCCAACAGCTCATTTAACTGATTTctttggaaaaaatgaatgtatgcTTGATTGGTCTGCGATATTTGAATATGGAGCATTTCACTGTATAATTGGACTATGTATAACATGCAGTGGCCCAAATACAGGTTAGGGGAGGCTTTGATACTTTTTTCAGGATGCCATTTGGCTAAATACTAACTTAACCATGACAAACTATACATTGTTTGAAACCACAAAACCTCACAGTTCTATCACAGACCACCACCAGACATAGCTTTAGATAATACAAAATGCTGAATGGTAGTGCTATAATCACCACATTTGTAACAGTATTTGTTCAGCCTTGTGGCTGTGGCTCCATTGTTTTTCTACGCTGACCCGGCACGTTTCCATTAAAAGAAATAAGGCAAATAGGCGAGAAagaaagttacatttttatcatGCCAGTGCCTCTGTAAAGTAGgttcattataaaaaaaaaaagagaaaacatcttAGCTTTATTGAAAACCGTTAAAAAGTATTTCAAATAACAGTCACACTTAAGAACAAAAGTACTCAAGGACCACAACTAATGCAAGCATGAAAAACAGTTTCAGAGTTTAATAAAACCTTAATTAAGGCTTTTAGTCAAAACACATTGGTGTCAGTCATCCACTGTTGAAAGCTTTTTATCATGATCAAGACCAGAACCAAACTGataaaaatatctatatttaaaagttaaaatatctgaaaactaTTCATTAGCaccatttttttcatatgcacataaaaaacttttttaaaaataagaatcCTGAAGTGTGGCCATAATACAGTGTAAAAAATTAAGTACTGACAATGGAGATACTGTTTCTAAATGATCTCAAATATGGCATTTCTGTACCGACATAAATTATCACTTTACATAAGATAACAGTTCATCTGTGGCAACCTAattaggactgcaactaatgattatttttttattattgattatctACCCATTTGTTTCTcgatttatttataaatgtcaaaaaatttatatttatatttatattctcttttcgctttgtcattgaGGtctattgagtgtagattgatgagggaaaaaattaatttaaacaattttagcatgaggttgcaacataacaaaatgtgaaaaaggtgaagaggtctgaatattttctgaatgcacacTGAATGGCACTATGAATGCAAGTTTGTATggcaaaatactgaataaaaagatGACTTGCAGTCTTAAGAAACTTGGCAGGAGAGAAATGTtttgaacatgacaatgatcaAAAACGCACTGCAGAAATCACACAAGAATttgtaaagaagaaagaagtgaaaataCGACCTGACCAATTATGACCCCTGACATGAATCCACCAGAACTTTCGAGGATTTTACAGTGGAAGGTAGAAGAAGGGAGACGATGGAATCTTAATAATGAAggtgtactgacttttgttgcagttggttaTATGGAccttttgttttagttttattagacatttctgtttttcaaatgaattgacTTCATCcttcttgggctttggctaaaaacaaataaacttgtattaaatggacaggatttgtaattacttaacattttagtgatattgaccAGGAATGTGCCCAGTTTTGTTATGTAGTTTcagtaaatttactcaagtacttaaCTTAAGAACAGTTTTGAGGTGCTTTTGACCTCTCATGAAAATCAGTGTCTAGATTGGGCCCGTTGTCATGTTTTAGTTGTCTGAGCTGTTAGCAAGTGATTTTCTGTCTGAACTTCAGATGGTTAAACTTCAGAAGAGGTAAAACCACCCAATATTTCCCCAACATCATCTGGTGACACTTTGGAAGGGCCTGGCCCCAATGTTGGGAACCATGGGACTAaactaactgtatataaagtatttgAAACTAGCACCACTGCGAACAGATATCACTGAGCATGAACATCTAATAATGTCAAATAGAAGAAAACAtcagtcacaggagacattttactgcataaaGAATACTGTAACTTTGAAGTACATTTTGTCGATCGTACTTTTctacttaaaatttaaatgcacGAATTTTAGTTGTAATTTGTACATTGATGTATTGGTATTGTTACTTAAGAATCTGAGTAATTCTTTCACCGCTGTTGAATAGTAAGCTCAATAGAGTTTCCTTTCGAGAGAGACCAGGATCAAATGTGTTCAAGAACAGTAATCAGTGCTATTATGTACACGGGGGGTGCTCATTAAAGTGGTTTAATGAGAAAACCCTAATTTTGAAACATGTAATTGCTATAAGAGTTGATAATGAGTATAATGGAAGAAATGACAGTTCTTAGTTAGCTGTCTGTCTTATGCAATTAACTGATCAAATTGGGGTAACAAGATCACATAATATTTGGCATCAGCATAGGGTTCCATTTAACATGTATAGCTTTATGTTGCAACATTATGCAATTCAACTGACTGTTTCATTCCCTCTCCTGGTATGCTAACCCAATTGTATCTTTGCTTGTAGAATGTGAAATTGTTGCAGCAGTTCATTAGTCCCCACACTGGAATGGTGTATGATCCAACTCGAACTGGTAAGCCACCAAGTAATCACAGTGAGCACTTGTATTGATGCATAAGGGTCTTCCAGTTGATTACCAGGCAGCTCATTTTCTCATGGTGTTACTATTTcaaggtgtgtgtatgaaacagcagaagaagCTAAATGAGGCTATCAACACAGCACGAGATCATGGTACGTAACACAAAGAAAGACTTAACCCTATACTGAAATAGGGACTGCTTGACTATAAGCTGCCCGTCAGCCCCTGCTAGGTCATTTTATCCTTGcatctatatttttctttataatccTATTGTTTTAAGTACTTCAAATATACAAAATTTTGTAGGTACTTGTAGGTAGTCACTAAATGTGACTTGCTGCCATCAAGTGGCTGCAGAAAAGTACAACTTACAATGTCTACTGAAtaaagagtttgtttttaaagctaatTCTAGATTGAGTTTTGACTTTCAGCCTAACTACAGCAGTAtttcatataataataataataatggcaatTTACACAAAGTTACTAAGTATCAATGTCTCCAATTAGTTCACAACTGACTGAAGTGAGATGGAACCACATCCCTTGAGCTAGGACAAAACTTGCAtgttaaaaatttttaaaatcaaccaCTGAGTTAACAGGAATAGCTGGTATTGATTAGCGACACTTACAGAGCCCTGCTGGTATGTTAATTTTGTGCAAAGAACCAACAAAACAATGCAGGATTACCACCTTACATTTAGTATTTTTATACAACATTGGGAGGGAATATTACTGCACACCTCTCTTGGGATTTTACTCCAAAACTTCTCATCAcataagttttatttttttggtaataaCAACTAGCCAAGTATCACTCTTAACACCTTGTGTCCTCTTCTCAGGCTTACTTCCCTTTCAGATTCCATATGTGAAATTTTCAGGAGAGAACTTCTCCAATTCCCATGACGCTGTGGGGTCCACACCACCTCCCCCATCATTAACTTCTGGTGACACCTGGTATAAATGGTACGGTGAAATAATGCCTGATGAGAACGAAGTGGCTAAAGTCAAGAAGACATACAAGAATTACTTAAAGTGATGATTTGCTATTCATATGTATAAGTTTTATGGACCATGTGAATTTCCACCGTATTTTCATATCCCACGTGTGCAcataaaaattgcaaaataaacCACATGATGAAAactggatttattttgtttagctCTAGTAGATCTTGACCACAAATCATTATTCAAGACATTGTTCCATTTAATACTCCAGTAGGGACAAGATATCCCCCAACAGatccaatattttttattatcagtgttACTTTGTGAGACATTTCAAGGGTCCAGATGGCGTTTAGGTAGCGTATGATGGACACAGTGTAGCACAGCAGTATGTCCTCTGTGTGATCATGCGTTGACCTTGTTGACCATGGTCTCTCCCAGGGCTTCCAACACCTCCCGCTTGTAATCGTCAAAGTCTCCATCAATCTGGTTGGCCGTGCAGTCCTCCACCACCCACAGCTGACATTGAGTCTCTGTGATGAGCCGGGCATCGTGACTCACAATGATCACAGCTGGTCAAGAAGGGACAAGTGTTAGTTTTGTAATCAAAACCCAACCCGTACTCTGGTATTTTAAAGATGTGGTGGACAGCTTTTTCTATTGTTTGATCATTTGAATGTAGTCCTAGCTGTTCAGAGTGTCTCTATTTAGGCATCATTAATTGAATATCTGTAGTTTCAATTACAGACTTCCAAACTAGAGCCTGAGCAATATATTCTAGGCCAATATCATCACGATTTTAGCTCACTATAGATATTAAGGTATCAGTGTTTCTTTATGGAAGCTCATTTtcaacaggaaaagaaaaaattgaaatcttggaaatgacaaaaataactaATGTAAGTCAAAataagctaattttttttacctcaatTTTGGCTTACGGTTGCAAAAATGTAACTTCTCATTATTCTGACTTACaagtatttttaataaaaagaaaaaaaaagatgaaaagttgTGAATGACATCATTCAcaacttttcatcttttttttgtttccgaTGGAAATAGCCTTACATAATATGTGAGTTTATCAGTAACAGTAAACATcagcacagacatgtaaaagacATGCTTGAGGACATTTAGTGTAAGTATCAGTCGGGCTCTGAATTCAAGTGCctacagttttaataaaaaataaataaataaaaaaatcaaacttgttACAGTAAAATCAATACAGCAACCAAGGCAAAATCATTTCTT is a window of Xiphias gladius isolate SHS-SW01 ecotype Sanya breed wild chromosome 24, ASM1685928v1, whole genome shotgun sequence DNA encoding:
- the mrps18b gene encoding 28S ribosomal protein S18b, mitochondrial; this translates as MIKLRYKMSRFDTATPLVDLSPFTYNPTVTEKMAASFHRFAKILCGLSPSIFHPIRQYKSCLQRLPGRTCPCPSPFTPPRLTLCNAASLQDEDVAQAAEALSLYKDRPWDYLESEDYIERYGASPVWASYRRNHKGGIPPQKTRKTCIRGDKICGNPCPICRDANVIIHHQNVKLLQQFISPHTGMVYDPTRTGVCMKQQKKLNEAINTARDHGLLPFQIPYVKFSGENFSNSHDAVGSTPPPPSLTSGDTWYKWYGEIMPDENEVAKVKKTYKNYLK